TTTTATCGCACATCGCCAGGGCATAGCGCAGGACATTGCATAACTGGCGAATGTTTCCGGGCCAGGGATGCGCCTCCATGATCCGCATGGCCTCGTCTTCAACGAGCGCCGGAGCGCCACCCGTTCCTGCCTCGATCGCCAGCACGTCGCGGATCAGGCTGGCAAGATCGGAGCGCTGACGCAGGGGCGGCAATTCAAAGGACACTCCATTGAGGCGGTAAAACAGATCCTCGCGAAACGCGCCAAGGCCTACCAGGTCCGCAACATTGTGATGGGTTGCACATATCACATGCAAATCGACGGGAATCGGGGTCTCCCCGCCGAGGGGCGTGACCTCCCTTTCCGCCAGAACCCTCAACAACCGTGTTTGCAGGCTCGCCGGCATGTCGCCGATTTCATCGAGAAACAGGGTGCCACCATCCGATTGCAGAATCTTGCCGCGCATCCCCTTGCTGCGCGCCCCGGTGAAGGCGCCTTCTTTGTAGCCAAACAGTTCGCTTTCAATCAGTGATTCGGGAATCGCGGCACAGTTGACCGCAACAAAGGGTTTATCGGAGCGCCGACTGGCATGATGGATGGCCCGGGCAAAGACTTCCTTCCCGGTACCTGTTTCCCCCTGGAGAAGAATCGAAATAGGCTTGTTCATGACACGTTTGATACGCTCGACACAGGCCCTGAGTTTGGGGTCCTCCCCGGTGAGATAATCAAGGGACAAAGGCGTCCCCGCCATCGGCACACGCCTGCCGCGGGAAGCGGACGCCACGATCGAACCTGCCGACGACACGGCAGCAGCCCGGGGAAACCGCAGAGAGGCGAACATCCGCAGCCCTGATTTCTGCAAGCGGACGGGCAGCACCATGCTGGAGCGGGAGAACATTTCCAGCAGTTTCCTGAAATCGACATCCAGCGTCTCGCCGATCGGCCTGCCGAGCAGGCTGCCGCCGCCGATCTCACCCGCCAGCCTGCAGTGAGCCACACGATCCGCCGCCACAATCCTGCCGGCGCCATCCATGGCCAGGAAGCACTCACTCGACACTTCCGCAAGCTCCCTCTCGACACTGAGCCGTAAAATCCACCGATCTTCGCACTGACTGAGAAAGAAGGCGCATTCGACCATGCGCGCGGCCTGTATAACCAACTGCAGCGCAAGGTGCTGACTGTCTTTGAATGCGGGGGAAACAAAGCTGGAAACAGCTATCCCGCCCATGGTTTTATGGCCCGGACCGATGACGGGAGCACAGGAGCATGTCAGATCGGCGTGTTTGGCACGGAAGTGTTCGCCATTGTACACCGTCAGGGGGACCTGCTCGACAAGTGCGGTGCCAATCCCGCAGGTACCTTCCCGGCTCTCATTCCAGACAGATCCCAGACAAAGACCGGCAGCCTTCCACTGCCGCGACAATCGCTCGTCGCCCAGCCAGTCGACGGTTATGCCGTTGGCGTCGCACAGCATGGTGCAATAGCCGAGCGCGGCAACCTGCCGGTGCAGATACTGAACCGCCTTTTGGGCAATACGCAAAAAGCGTTCGATCGGCCCGGAATACTCCCGCAACTCGGCACCCATCAGCACCCGAACCGGATCGGGCTCACCCGGGTTGATTCGGTAATGTCGCAGGCAGCGATCCCAGGACGCTGCAATTATCGGATTGACCTCTGCCTCACCCTCGCTCGCCTTTCCGATTGACCAGCAACGTATTTTATGGACATGGTTGAGGATTTCGCGCTCATGCATGAATTCAACCTTGAGAATAGAGAGAATTTTCCTTGTGCGCCTGTTGTTCCTCCCTGTTCTTCCGAAGCCGGCGGTCACAAACTCCGGGTTGTTTTGAATTTTACATAGGGCTCCCGCAAGCAACAGGGATTTCAATCCATTCTGGCACGATCCGCCATAAAGATTACCACCAGACTACCATCAAAAAACCATTACACAATAAGGACGAGATGTTGAAGTCAAAAAAGTGGAACACTTCGATCCGACATAACGCGGCCTTTTGCCGGACTTCAGGGACATGGCCCATGAATAGAAACCAGGCCAGGACTCTCGCCCAATCACGGCATCCGGAACTTTGCGTTTGGATGGCCGGTTGCGGGATTGTTTGTGGGATTTTAACAACATGCGCCTTTTTGCCGCATGCTCCTGCCATGCCGTGGATAGAAAACGGGCGAAGGATGCCGACGCACCCTCCGCCCTTGGAATTTTCAGGATCGGAAATGATGCCTAACGCGTCATTTTCACATTGCTGCCAACATAGGCCGGCAATCCCCAGTTGCGCAGAATGCCGATGGCACTTTTCAACCGGGCCACATAATCCTCCCGAAGCGGCTTCTTCATATCCGCCAGAGGGTAAGCCTTGCCGAGGGTTTCGTACTTGGTCTTGCCGAGTTCGTGAAACTGCAATACCTGCACCTGCCGGGGTGTGGACCCAAATTCACTGGCGATGAACCGGGCCGTGGCCTCAATGTTCTCATCGCTGTCGTTGTATCCGGGAATGAGGGGAACGCGGATCACCGACGGGATGCCCGAGCGCCCCAGTCTTTTCAGGTTATCCAGCACCAGCGCCAGGTCACAGCCGGTGTACGCGCGATGCTTGTCCGCGTCCATGTGCTTGATATCGGTCAGTACATATTCGGTATAGGGCAGGGCCTGAGCCACCAGATTCCATGGCACGCCAAGGGCGGTTTCGATGCAGGTATGCACATAGGCGGCCCTGCAGGCCTTCAGCAGTTCCACCACAAAGGGCGTCTGCACGAACAGCTCGCCGCCACTAACGGTAATGCCGCCGCCGGTCTCATCGAAAAATTCCCGATCCTTGAGCACTTCACGCATCACCTGCGCCACCGTCATGTCTTCGCCCCAGCGGGCCAGGGCATTTGCCGGACATTCATCGACGCAGGCCATGCAGCGGGTGCAGAGGCTTCGATCGATACCGGCCACCAGGCCCTCCTCGCTGATGCGAAAAATGCCTTGCGAGGTAAACGGGCAGGCATCGAGACAATAGCCGCACTTCTCGACCCCGATACAGCGTTGCTCATAAACGGCGACCTCCGGGTTTTTGTCCCAGCTTTCGGGATTGCAGCACCACAGACAGCTCATGGTGCAGCCTTTGAGAAACACCGAGGTCCGGGTGCCGGGGCCGTCATGAACCGTGTAACGCTGTATGCTGTACACAATGCCCCGGGCATCCATGTCCGGCTGTAGCCTGTCGACCCTGCCTGGAGCGATGTTGTCTTGCATCGCAAACTCCCTTCCTGTCCGTGGCTCTCCCGTGTGGATTTCGCGACGGTTGCTCAGCGTCCCGCGGCCACCTCGAAAGCATCGCGGCCGGCGGCTGCGATGGCCCTATCCTCTTCGGACGACCCACCGCTTACACCGATGCCTCCGGCAATACAGCCCTCGTCGGACACCGGATAACCGCCGCCGAAGATACAGATGCCACTGGCGGCCTGGCAGGTATGCACGCCAAAGAAAGGTCCGCCAGGCTGGGTATGCCGGGCCAATTCCTCCGTAGGCATGGTGGTGGCGACCGAGGTATAGGCCTTGTTCAGAGACAAAAACTGACTGATGAGCATGGCGTTGTCCATGCGGTGCTGGGCCACGAGATTGCCCCCTGCATCCACCACCGCAATGGATACCGGCACCCCCAGCTGTTCGGCTTTTTCCTGACTTGCGCTGATCATGCGCAACGCCGTCTTCAAATTCATCTTCATCGTATGCCCCCTGGCGATGGCCTTGATACAGGATTGCCGGGCCGGCTGTACGGCCCGGCAATCGCGCTGACATCAGAATTCCAGCTCGGTTCGTTCCAGAATATCACGCTGCACGCTGGGATCCAGTTCGGTGAAAAAGGCGCTGTAGCCAGCTACGCGCACGATCAGTCCCTTGTATTTTTCCGGATGATCCATGGCATCTTCCAGCACGGAACGGCTGATGACGTTGATCTGGTTGTGCATGCCCTTGCGCTGGAAATAAACCTTCATCATGCCGATGAAGTTTTCATCCCCCGTCTCCCCGGCCAGGGTTGACGGGCTGAACTTCATGTTGAGCAGGGTGCCGTTGGAGGCGATGCCGTGATCCAGGGCGGAAACGGACTTGACCACCGCCGTCGGCCCGGAGACGTCGTGAGAGCCACGGCTGGTGTGCACCGGAGACACGCCGTCGGCGACCGGCTCACCCGCCTTGCGGCCGTCGGGGCTGGCCTGGGTGATGGCGCCGAAAGGTACGTTGGCCGACACCGGATAGAGACCGGCCTGGAACTCCCCGCCGTGCGGTGTGGGGCGGCGTTCGAGGTGTTTGCAGTAGCACTTGGCGCCCCAGCGGGCCAGGTCGTCGACCTCTTCGTCATCGTTGCCGTAATGCGGCACCTTGGCGCTGTTGATCAGGGCATAGATGGGCTCGTAACCTTCCCAGTTCTTTTCCAGGGCATCGAGCAGGTCGGCCCCGGAGATCTTCTTGTCTTCGAACACCAGCTTTTTGATGGCGCTCAGGCCGTCGGCCACGTTGGACACGCCGACCCCCTGGGGACCGATGAAATTGTAACGCGCTCCACCGGCGGTCACGTCCTTGCCCTTGTCGATGCAATCCTCGACCAGCAGGGACAGGTAAGGCAGCGGCTTGCGCGTCTGATGCGCCACATCCATGGCGCATTCCGCCATCACCAGCCGGTCGACCCAGTACTTCATCTGCTTGTCGTAGGCCTCCCGGACCTCGTCAAAGCTGCTGAAATCCGCCAGCGATCCGGTCTGCAGGCCAAGGGTCTCGCCGGCGCCGACACATTGATCGTACATGGGGCACGCGGCGCTGCAGCCGGTGCACTTGCCGTTGTTGATGGCCAACTCCAGAACCTTGTTCATATTGAAAAACGCGGCGTCGTGCCAGCCGTATTCGCGCCCCTCGGAGTTGGGCTCCACACAGCCCAGCGCGCCGTAATCCCGCGAGTCCTCGATGGTGCGACCGCGGTTTACCATGGACGGGATGATGATTTCGTCATTGAAGAAGGACGGCATGCCCAGCCCCATTTTGGCCACCTTGGTAACCTTGATCCACCATTCGCGGGGCGAGTTGGCGTGCCAGCGGCTGGTCAGCCAGGGGGCGTTGAGGCGCACATGCGCCATGGCGTCGACGCACATGAAAGACAGTTCGTTGGTGGCGTCCTCACCTTCCGGAGTCTGCCCGCCTATGGTCAAGGAAGGCCCGCCCAGCTCCACGCCGCCGAAAGCCTTGGTAGAACCTTCGTCACGGATCTTGGTCAGCTCGCTGATCTTGATCCAGGCCCCCTCGATCAGTTCCTGGACAAAGTCCTTGGTGATTTTCCCTTCGGCCATGTCCTTGCGGAAGAAGGGATAGAGATGCTGATCGAAACGTCCCCAGTGGATGGAATGGCCATTGCCCTCGATGGTGATAACCACGGTCAGCATCCACCACAGTTGCAGGGCCTCCCAGAAGGAACGCGGCGGGTTCTCGGCGATCCAGTCCAGGTTATCCGCCATCTGCAAAAGCTCCTGCTTGCGCTCGCCTTCAGCCGCGGGTGCCATCTGGCGCGCGAGGTTCGCATAACGGCGGCAATAGGTCATGATGCCGTCCAGGCAGATGAGCTGCGCCTGATAGAACTGAATTTTGTCCAGCACCGACGGGTCGCACGGATCCAGTTCGGACAGTTTGCTGTCGATCTTGTCCTGCAGCCCCTTCCAACCCAGTTCATAGATCTTCTCATAGCGGGCCGACGTGTGCCCCACCCCGCCAAAGAAATAGTTGCCGAGCAGGTAGATGCCCTTGCCGTAGGAACCGGTGCCTTTAAGGGCGGTTGCCGGCATCAGGGATTTGGCCAGGTCGTGCACTGTCCGATTCTTCCAGAATTCGCGGATATCCCGCAGTTGCTGCTTGGTTTCCTCGGTAATCAGGAAACGGTCGCCGGGCCGTTTTTCGAAGGGCTTGTTGTCCATCTCCTCGACCAGCCACTCGTAGGAGAACTCCGGAAAAACCGGCGCGCAACGCGGCGGCGCCGCCATGTTGCCGGCGACCAGCTCATACTTGCCGATTTCGATGGAAACATTTTTCAACACATGGGCAAAGCACTCCGCACAGCGGATGATATGTGGCTTGTTGCTGTTTTCCTTGAACTTTTCCGTCCACAACACAGCCCGCTCGGCGGACACGCCCAGGGGCGTATCCAGAAACTGCTGCCGCCAGGCATTGATGCGCGCAAAAGGAGACGGATTTTCCTCCAGCCCGGAGGTCCCGGTCCCGTAGTCCTTGTCATAGGGATCGTAACCTTCCAGAGTGACTTTTGCGGTTTCCTTGACTACGGATGCGTCATACATAGTTACCTCCTCGTCTTGTCGACAGCTTGCAACATGCTCGATGCGGATTTTCTGCAGGGACACTCGCGCAATGAGGTTGGCCAAGCGGGGTTTGCGTCCCAACAACTCAACCAATTACTTACTTTTCAAAAACCCTACCAATCAATTACTTGGTTGTCAAGCGGTCTTTTCATCGAAAACGAGGTTATATCAGCCCGTCGCTGTCACACCCTGGGCACATGGCAGAGCCACCACCGGACAACGGGTGTGTTTCACAAAAACCAACAACTTGATTTGTTGTTCGATAGCGCCCATACTTAAGGCGTTTAAAGGCCTAAATGCCGCTTGCCTGCCACACGCCCCGAGACCACAAACGGGACACGTTCAGGCGCGCATGGCAAGCGCAACGGCGCGAGGATTCTTTCTGAAATCCGGGCAAGCCCTAAAATGCACGCATCTTTCAGCGGAGGGCCCATGCTGTACAGGTTCGAGGAAATATTCGATATTTCCCAGATCAGGGAACTGGCCCAGCGGTTTTCCGACCTGGTGGGCATTACCGCGGCCATCATCGGAGTGGACGGCACCATCTGGGCCAAGTGCAATTGGCAGGAAATCTGCGAAAACTTCCACCGAAAACATCCCGTCACCCATCAGCGCTGTATTGAAAGCGACATCTGCCTGCCTCCCAAATATTTTAAAGACAGCCTGACCGACACCATCATCTACCGCTGTCAGAACGGTCTGATGGAAGCCGCCGCACCGATCCGGATCCAGGGCGAACACATCGCCAATCTCTACATGGGACAATTTCTGCTGCAACCGCCCGATATCGCCTTTTTCATGCAGCAGGCGCGCGATTTCGGCTTTGACGAGACCGCGTACATCCAGGCCCTGCTGAAAGTTCCGGTGTTCTCCGAAGACAAGGTCAAATCGGTCACCGATTATTTTTCCAAGCTGGCCATCGTCATCGGCGAGATGGGCTTGAGCCAGGTGCGCCTGAACCAGGCCAACGAGCATCTGAAAAAATCGGAACAGCGGTACCGCCTGGTGGTGGAAAATTCCGCCAGCGCCATCATGGTGGTGCAGAACGACACCATCGTGTTTGCCAACCGCAAGATCATTGACGGTTTTGGCAGCAATCAGAATATTTTCCAGTTCATTCACCCCGAGGATCAGGCCAGTTTCAGAGCTTTTCTCGACCAAACCCGGCAGGGCGCATCAGACGCCCCGCTGGAAGGCACCCGCATTGTCAACGATCCGCAAAAAACCCGGTGGGTCCAGACCAATGCCGTCGCCATGGATTGGCAGGGCAGCCAGGCGCTGCTGCTGCACATGACCGACATCACCTCCCAGAAAGAGGCGGAAAAAGCCATGCGCAAGGCCCAGCTGGAGCTGGCCAACTCGCAGAAGATGGAGGCCATTGCCAACCTCGCCACCGGTGTCGCGCACGATTTCAACAACTTCGCGCAGATCATCGGCACCAATGTGGAGCTGCTGCTGGCCGCGGAAGATAAAACCAGCCCCATTTACGGCAAGCTCAAGGAAATCGAACTGGCCGTCATCAAAACCAGCGAGCTGACCCAGCGGCTGCTGATGTTCCGCGAAGACCAGCCCGGCTGCCGGCAGTCCGTCGACATCAACCAGCTCATCGACCAGGTCGCCCACTCCCTGCGCGCCCTGCTGCCCTCCAGCATCGACTTCGATCTTTCCCTGCAGGCCGACTGCAAGGTCAAGGACGGCGACCCGGTCCAGCTCTTCCAGATATTCATGAACCTGCTGCTCAACGCCAAGGACGCCATGCCGGATGGCGGCACGATCCACATCGAAACCCGCAATTTCATCGCCACCCCGTCCTATGCCGCCAATCGCCCCAATCTGCGTCCCGGTGAATATATCCAGGTGCGCGTCCTCGATGAAGGACCGGGGTTGTCCGACCAGGATCTCATTCACCTGTTCGAGCCTTTCTACACCAGCAAGCAACCGGGACAGGGCACCGGCCTGGGCCTGACGACCGTTTACAACTTCGTCAAGAACCATTCAGGCCACATCACCTGCGGCAACAACGCCGAAAAAGGCGCCTGCATTTCAATCATGCTGCCAGCCACCCGTGTCGACCACCAGATCATCCGCTTTCCCATTGGCGGGCACGAAACCATCCTGCTGGTGGACGACGACCCTTACATCCTGCATCGCGGCCGGGAATATCTGCACAGCTATGGCTACACGGTTCTGGAAGCCCAGTCCGGAGAAGAGGCCTACGAAATCTATTGCCAGCGGCGGGACGACATCCGGCTGGTCATCATGGATCTCATCATGCCGGGCATGGGCGGCGAAAAATGCATCGGCGAGTTGCTGGGCATCGACCCCGATGCCAAGATACTCGTGGCCAGCGCCTACCTGACGGAAAACTTCATCCATAACCGCGACATCAGGGATAAAATCAAGGGTTTCGTGGCCAAACCCTACATCAAGGGCCGCCTTTTGCAGGCTATTCGCAAGGCGATAACCTCGGACCAGAAACAACTGTGCCTGTAAACCTGCGCGCACAAGGCCGCTTGCCTTGAAGGCTAATGATCCTTGACGGCGAGCAATTACTTTGTTACTTTGTTTCTAAAAGCGGCGGATTTATGCACCGGCCCTGATTTTCTGAAGCCGACGCCATACATTAATTTTTCTATCGTCTGGACGGTAGCGCTATGGAAAATCTGATCGGATCGGAAATAAAAAAACGGCGGGAAGCACTGAAGATGACCCAATCGGAACTCGGGAAAGCTCTCGGGTATCGATACGGAAATTTTATCGGTTATCTCGAAAATGGCAGAGCTGCCTTCCCCCTGGAAAAATGGGAAGAATACGCCGAAGTATTGCAGATACCCAAATATGAATTCCTCGAACTCATCTTCAAGGAGAGATTTCCGGGCATGCTGGCCTATATCGATTTCCATCCTGCCAGCCAATCGGCCAAGAAGGAAGCAGAAGACAAAATCTCCAATATTTAATGCGAAGCAAGCTGCTCTTCGCTCCTGCAAACTCACCAATGGATTTCACGGCTATCTGGCCCCCCAAAAAAGAACCCTCGCGGACAGTCCGACCCTGATGCCGGATTGTCCGCGAGGGACATTGGCTTTCGACCTCCGGGAGACGACTTCCTTGTAGCCGCCCAGGCGGAGGCCTATCGCTGCATCATTACCGCCTGCCCTTGAGCAGAGGCGGTTTGCCGGCAGATCTGAATTCCGCTTCGTAGCCGACCATGAAATTACCGGCGGCATCGTTGCGCAGGCTCAGAAAATGGGCGTTGTTTTTGTCGAAGGGGCAGATGGGCGCCTTGCAGGGTTCGAAGCCGAACCGCTTGAAAAAACGGGGCTCGCCCAGCACAAACAGAGGCTGGTTTTTGATCGGCTCCTGCCTCAGGGCAAAGCGCAGCAGTTCCGAACCGATGCCCTGTTTCCGGAACTCGTGCATGACGGCCATGGGTCCCAGATGCAGCCCGCAGACCGCGTCACCGTGATAGGCATTGGAAAAGGCGATGTAGGCGATGACCCTGCCGGTGTGAATGCAGACCCACTCGTGGATCGGCGTGCCATGCTCGTGGAAGGCCTGCACCAGGCAACTCTCATATTCGCCGCGGGGAAAAGCCCGCCGCAACAGAGCATAGACCTTGGCACGGTTTTCCTCCGTCGGTTTGCGTATTTTCATATCAACCTGACTCCACTGTCATTTGAATCAACACAGCCGCAGCCGACCATCCTCCTCGGCTTCGAACGCGGCACCTTATCCGCCCGGCACGACCCCGCCCCAGCCCCATGTCGCTTTGTACGGGCGGGACAGCCCCATCAACCGCTGCCAGAAGCCCAGTTCATTTCGCGACCATTTTCGTATAATTTTTGGTATAAGACAAGGATCTACAATTAATCGCATCCCAGGGGGAGCCTGTGGCCAATTCCGGTTTTTCCAATCCATCGCATTATCGTCTGTGTATTTTCTGGATTCTGGCCTTTGGCTATGTTCTTGTCTTTTTTCACCGTCTTTGTCCGGCAGTCGTCGCTACGGACATGATGGCGGATCTTCATGCCGGTGGCACGCTTATCGGCTTTCTGAGTTCCGCTTACTTCTATCCCTATGCACTCATGCAACTGCCGACGGGACTCCTCTCAGACAGCTGGGGACCGCGCAAGACTATCACGCTGTTTCTGGCTGCAGCCTGTATCGGCTCCATCCTGCTGGGCCTGGCTCCTTCTCCATCCTGGGCGATTCTCGGCAGGGTTCTGGCCGGGCTCGGGGTCTCGACCCTGTTTGTCTGCACACTGAAAATTCTTGCGGAATGGTATAGCCTCCGGGAATTCGCCACCATGACCGGCATCCTCATGGCCATGGGCGGGATCGGCTCTCTGTCCGCAGCCACACCCATGGCCATGGCCAGCTCCTGGCTTGGCTGGCGTCTGTCTTTCATCCTGATCGGCCTGTTGACCGCAGTGATTGCAACATTGATCTGGCGGATTGTACGGGACCGTCCGGCCGAAATAGGATGGCCCTCACCCGCAGAGCACGCAACAGAAAAAGGGCCGCCTGCCCGATTGTCTGTCGGGGTAAAACAGGTACTGAGCCTGCCCGCCTTCTGGCCACTGGCCCTCTGGTTTTTCTTTACCTACGGGATATTCGCTGCGTTTGCCGGGCTTTGGGGGGGACCCTATCTGATGCAGGTATACGGAGCGACAAAAAGTCAGACAGGAGGCATTCTGTCCCTGATAGCAATTGGCATGATCATTGGCAGTCCGCTGGTGGGGAGTCTCTCGAATCGCATATTCAAAGGGCGCAAACCGACCCTCGTCTTCGCCAGCATGGCCATGGTCGGCATCACCGCTTCGCTTGCCTTCGCTACCGGCGACATGTCCTTGCCTGTGATTGGCGCCCTCTGTTTCGGACTCGGAATCTTTGCCAGCGCCGTCGTAGTGATAGGATTTACCAACGCCCGGGAGCTTTTTCCCGCACGGATAGCAGGCACCGCTCTGGGACTTGTCAACCTGTTCCCCTTTGCCGGGGGAGCCTTCATGCAACCCCTGCTGGGATCGATCCTCGAAAGTCATAAAAAAAGTGTCTCGGAATTTACCCTGACCGGATATCAGAATGCCTTTTTCATGTTGTTTTTAAGCGCACTTGCGGCACTTGCCGCCAGTATTTTTCTCAAGGAAACCTACCGCCAGGACCTGCCGGCAAAAAACCCGGACCGTCTGGGAGAAGCAGACATTGAATCGCCGCAGGTTTCCTGACACATCCAGTTCGACAAAGGCGGAATCGCCAGCCGGAACCGAACCACTTCGCCTGCTACGCAGCGAATTGTGCAAGACGGAAAGGAGCGCGCAATGCATTATGAAACCCTGATTGTCGAGACTGGCGATGATTTCGTGGCTTCGATCACCCTCAATCGCCCTCAGCAGCTGAACACATTCTCTACCGCGCTGGCCGCCGAACTCGATGCGGCTTTCAAGGCCCTGGATGCCCATGGCCGGGTGCGCGTCATCCTTGTCAAAGGAGCGGGCAAGGCTTTCTGCGCCGGCATCGACGTAACCGAATTCCCCGACAAGAGCCCCTCTGAATACCGGCGCTGGATACAGCAGATGGAGAGCCCGCTCGTCACCATCAGCCGCATCAACAAGCCCGTCATTGCCCAGGTACATGGAGCTGCCGCCGCCAACGGCGCCGGACTCGTCGCGGCTGCCGATCTTGCCATCGCCGCCGACAATGCCCGCATCGGCCTGACGGCCATCAACGTCGGACTCAACTGCGTCGGCCCCGTGGTTCCCCTGGCCCGCTCCGTGGGACGGAAAAAAGCCCTGGAGATGCTGTTTTACGGAAACTTACTTGGTGCAGCGGAGGCGTTGCAGATGGGACTTGTAAACCGGGTAGTCCCCGAAAGCGAGCTTGACAAAGAAGCCCGGGCCTGGGCAGCGCTGCTCGCACAGAAAAGCCCCCTTGCACTACAGAATGCCAAACGCGGATTTTACGAGGCCGAGGATATGGATTATTACCGGGCGTTTGATCATATGAACGAGCTGTTCGCGCGGCTTTGCACAACCCGGGACGCCAGGGAAGGCATCGAAGCCTTTCGTGAAAACCGCAAACCCGACTGGCAGGAACGCTGAACCGTCATCTCCGAAAAATGCCGTGCTTTTGTTCGCGGGCCACAAGGTCAGGGGTTTGAGATACAACCCGGGACAGGGGATGGCTCTTTTGCTGGTCGGTTGCGCCACAACCGGCCGCAACACGGATGCAACCCCAATGGTAAAATGTCCGCCGTGCGGACATGAATTCGCTCCGTCGAAGTGACCTGCCCCACCTGAAAGGACTACTTCGAATATTGGTGTAGTGCAACTTTCTTCGGTTCTAAAACCGTTGCCTGATATGGCAGCGGTTTTTTGTTTCCGGCGCTGGATCCGTATATGGCGGCTGGTGGGCGGATTTTTGTAGAGGCGGTTTGCGAACCGCCCTGCACCCGTCGGTGCTCAGGATGTTTCAGCGTATGTGATTCGGCATGATCGCATCCCTTCAACCGGAGGGATTGGCGAGGGTGGATTTCCGCCAATCTTGTTGATCTGTTTGTGGAGAACTTTCTTCTCATCGCTCCTCCTCCGCCACGTGCCGATGCTGCGGGTCCAGAACCCGGGGCGCGGGGTTGCGCTGGCCGTGTTCCAGGTTGAAGGCCACACGATGATTGACCTTGCCCAGAAACCGCTGCCGGTCCCCGCCATGTTGCAGGTGCCGCTCGGCAAACATGCGGCCTGTTTCGCGCACGGCCACAGCATCGAGCATATCCGGATCGCCTGGATATTTTTCCAGCAGTTGCTTGCTGGACAGCTGCCGAAACGCGTCGGCTTTTTCCTTGAACGGACCGTCTTTGGGCAGAGGGTCGCTGTGGGATATCAGCGACCGCGCGGCATCCGGCAAGGACGCAAATGAATCTATCCCAAGACCTGCGCCAACCGACCCCGGAACGCTCAGGCGCTCGCTAAGCTTGCGGTAAAGAGCCCTGTGCTCCCAGGAATGATGAATCACGCAGGAAGGATCGTCCCGCGCAGGCAGAGCCGGCTGCCGAAAAAGCGCGTGCCCCGCAAGCCGATTCAGATACGCGTTCCCCAGATCCCGCGCATACCG
This portion of the Syntrophotalea acetylenica genome encodes:
- a CDS encoding PocR ligand-binding domain-containing protein — its product is MLYRFEEIFDISQIRELAQRFSDLVGITAAIIGVDGTIWAKCNWQEICENFHRKHPVTHQRCIESDICLPPKYFKDSLTDTIIYRCQNGLMEAAAPIRIQGEHIANLYMGQFLLQPPDIAFFMQQARDFGFDETAYIQALLKVPVFSEDKVKSVTDYFSKLAIVIGEMGLSQVRLNQANEHLKKSEQRYRLVVENSASAIMVVQNDTIVFANRKIIDGFGSNQNIFQFIHPEDQASFRAFLDQTRQGASDAPLEGTRIVNDPQKTRWVQTNAVAMDWQGSQALLLHMTDITSQKEAEKAMRKAQLELANSQKMEAIANLATGVAHDFNNFAQIIGTNVELLLAAEDKTSPIYGKLKEIELAVIKTSELTQRLLMFREDQPGCRQSVDINQLIDQVAHSLRALLPSSIDFDLSLQADCKVKDGDPVQLFQIFMNLLLNAKDAMPDGGTIHIETRNFIATPSYAANRPNLRPGEYIQVRVLDEGPGLSDQDLIHLFEPFYTSKQPGQGTGLGLTTVYNFVKNHSGHITCGNNAEKGACISIMLPATRVDHQIIRFPIGGHETILLVDDDPYILHRGREYLHSYGYTVLEAQSGEEAYEIYCQRRDDIRLVIMDLIMPGMGGEKCIGELLGIDPDAKILVASAYLTENFIHNRDIRDKIKGFVAKPYIKGRLLQAIRKAITSDQKQLCL
- a CDS encoding helix-turn-helix domain-containing protein, producing MENLIGSEIKKRREALKMTQSELGKALGYRYGNFIGYLENGRAAFPLEKWEEYAEVLQIPKYEFLELIFKERFPGMLAYIDFHPASQSAKKEAEDKISNI
- a CDS encoding GNAT family N-acetyltransferase; this encodes MKIRKPTEENRAKVYALLRRAFPRGEYESCLVQAFHEHGTPIHEWVCIHTGRVIAYIAFSNAYHGDAVCGLHLGPMAVMHEFRKQGIGSELLRFALRQEPIKNQPLFVLGEPRFFKRFGFEPCKAPICPFDKNNAHFLSLRNDAAGNFMVGYEAEFRSAGKPPLLKGRR
- a CDS encoding MFS transporter; amino-acid sequence: MANSGFSNPSHYRLCIFWILAFGYVLVFFHRLCPAVVATDMMADLHAGGTLIGFLSSAYFYPYALMQLPTGLLSDSWGPRKTITLFLAAACIGSILLGLAPSPSWAILGRVLAGLGVSTLFVCTLKILAEWYSLREFATMTGILMAMGGIGSLSAATPMAMASSWLGWRLSFILIGLLTAVIATLIWRIVRDRPAEIGWPSPAEHATEKGPPARLSVGVKQVLSLPAFWPLALWFFFTYGIFAAFAGLWGGPYLMQVYGATKSQTGGILSLIAIGMIIGSPLVGSLSNRIFKGRKPTLVFASMAMVGITASLAFATGDMSLPVIGALCFGLGIFASAVVVIGFTNARELFPARIAGTALGLVNLFPFAGGAFMQPLLGSILESHKKSVSEFTLTGYQNAFFMLFLSALAALAASIFLKETYRQDLPAKNPDRLGEADIESPQVS
- a CDS encoding enoyl-CoA hydratase/isomerase family protein; translated protein: MHYETLIVETGDDFVASITLNRPQQLNTFSTALAAELDAAFKALDAHGRVRVILVKGAGKAFCAGIDVTEFPDKSPSEYRRWIQQMESPLVTISRINKPVIAQVHGAAAANGAGLVAAADLAIAADNARIGLTAINVGLNCVGPVVPLARSVGRKKALEMLFYGNLLGAAEALQMGLVNRVVPESELDKEARAWAALLAQKSPLALQNAKRGFYEAEDMDYYRAFDHMNELFARLCTTRDAREGIEAFRENRKPDWQER